Within the Arachis duranensis cultivar V14167 chromosome 10, aradu.V14167.gnm2.J7QH, whole genome shotgun sequence genome, the region AGATTGGATAGTTTTGCTCCTAGAAGGGGGCTTAGACAGGGCGATCCAATGTCTCCTTACTTATTTGTGCTTTGTATGGAAAGACTTGCCTGCTATATATCTCATAAGGTGGTCGAGGGTGTGTGGAAACCAGTTTCTGTCACTAGGGGTGGCCCAAAATTTTCTCATTTGATGTTTGCAGATGATCTCTTACTCTTCTGCCAGGCTACAAAAAGTCAGGTCCAAATGGTCATGCATTCTCTTAACATTTTTTGCAAGGCATCTGGCATGAAAGTGAATCTTGAAAAGTCTAAAgctttttattctaaaaatgtGACTGCTCGTAGAAGAGATATTTTTACTAGTGTTTCTTCAATACGTTTTGCTTTGGACTTAGGAAGATATCTTGGAGTTAACCTTAATCATTCTCGTACCAATAGGGCTTCTTTTCATTCGGTGATTGAAAAGGTGAGGGGAAGATTAGCTAATTAGAAAGGAAGGCTTCTAAATAAAGCAGGGAGACTTTGCCTGATCAATTCTGTTGCAGCATCTATTCCTGTCTATCATATGCAGGTATCTTTTTTTCCAAATTGGGTTTGCGATAAATTATCTTCTATGATGAGACAGTTCCTTTGGAAGGGTCAAGTTGATGGTAAAGgtctttctcttgttaattggaGGACCGTGATCACTCCAAAAAAATTTGGTGGCCTGGGTGTTAGAGACCCTGCGTGTGTTAATATATCTTTACTTGGTAAATTGGTGTGGCAACTTTTTCATTGTCAGGACAAGCCTTGGGTTGCTCTATTGAGGGCGAAGTATCTGAGGAATGAGGGAGTTTTAGATGGCCCTGTCCCTTACAATGCTTCTCATGTTTGGAAGAGTATCTCAAAGGCTTTTGGTGCTCTTAAGGATGCCTTCTCTTGGTGGGTTGGGTCACTTGATCAATCTTTTTGGTTTGACAATTGGAGTATTGAGGGCCCAATTGCTCAAGATGTCCCTTTTGTACATATATCTGATTCTGATTTAACTATTAGAGACGTTTGAAAAGATGGTCAATGGAATCTCCATGATATTTTCTCTATCATTCCAGAAGATGTCAAACAGCGTTTGAATGCTTATAATCCGGATTTGAATGCTGGAGAGAGTTCGGGTTGGTCGTGGGGTGTGGCATCTTCTAGACTCGACTCAGCTAGGAGTGGGTACAGTTGACTAGCCAAAAGAAAGTTTGACTGGAATGAGCATGATAATTGGTTGTGGGTATGGCGTCTGCATATTCCTGAGAAGTATAAGTTCTTGATTTGGCTCAGTCTTCATAATGCTATTCCTACGGCAGAGTTTTGTTTGGGTCATGGTTTAGCTTTATCTAGCACCTGTCATCGGTGTCAGAATGGTTCTGAATCCATTCTTCATTGTCTTCGGGAGTGCCCTAGTGCCAAGGAGGTCTGGACCCTTTTAGGCCTGTATTCAGATAACTCGAATTTACATGATTGGCTCTACAGAGGTGCAAGGAGTGGATatgtttttctttccttttcgaCCATCTGGTGGATTTGGAGAAGCAGGAATCATGACTTATTTAATATAGATGATTCATGGAGTGCTAGTAAAGTGGTGAATTTGATTCGTAGTTCAGTAAGGGAGTTTCACACTATTTTTGCTATGCATCAATCTTTGTCTCCTCCTTCACTTTGTTTGCATTGGGTTCCACCTCCAGTTCATTCtgttaaattgaattgtgatgctagttggTTTGCTCCTTCTGGCTATGCTGGTTTTGGTTGTATTATTCGCAATCCTGATGGATGTTGGTTGAAAGATTGCACTGGAAAAGTCGAAGTGTGCAGTGTTCTTTTTGCTGAATTGTATGCAATTTGGAGAGGTTTACTTCTTACTTGGGAGAGTGAATTTCGTGAGGTTATTTGTGAAACAGACTGTTTAGAAGCTCTTTTTTTGGTAAACCAAAGAATGCTTAGTAAGGATATTCCGGAATGAAATTTGGCAAAGCATATTCAGGAGGTTATGAATTGGAATTGGAGAGTCTCTATTCTTTTAATTCAGAGGACTACAAATAGTGTTGCAGATTGTATGGCTAAAGCAGCTGCTTCTGTCGCAGACATTCACTCGAATTGGAGCCAACCATGGAATGAGCTTCAACATCTAATAGATTTAGATATGACCCTaaccaattaatttggttttgtctctttttttttctttcttttctatttagtcacaaaaaaaaacaacttaATTTCTATCGCTAGAGCATTTGTTTGATACATCTGATAAAGTTATTTTAAAGTAAATTTGACTTTAGAAGTaagaatatgtatatataattatatatttagttgTATACGATATACTAATGAAATTGAATACATTTATAAGTAATTGAATAATCCTAAATTATCTGCTCTCACTTTTTTTACTCTCGTGGTAAAATAGGTGTATCTGTCAAAGgttcatttcttttttaattttggataaaatatttttttctaaaatttaacaaaaattttaaaaatactcttaaattttattgtgttttacttttattctaaaatttttcgatttacatcaaatatacgatggctattttttcaaaaaatttaaaactaattcaacaacaattttataaaaataacattcaacacaagtaaatcaagtataattttcgtgcattattattagattagtcttaaattttttaaaaatttagccgTTGAAGATATAtttaatgcaaataaaaaatttttgggataaaattaaaataaaataaaatttagagatattttttaaacttttgccaaaatttagagacaaaaaaatatacttaattCTTTAAATAATTACCTAAAAGATTTTTCAGATTTTGGTGGACAGTGTGAATGGTTTTTGCttcttattaaaattatccgttaaggtaatttaattataaaaataatcatgtATACAAAAGATTAAATCACTAACGTCGTTTACTCACCAAAAAAAATCACTAACGTCgtttatataaaatacatgttaaagtttgaaatatatataaagaatgaattaaataaatttataatgattgattttgtggtttttttcttttttacttacaacattttttaatatgaaattacTGCCTTGATATGTTTATGTAGCATGcttataataaaatatctatTTGACTTAAAAGTGATGAAGAAAAGTGTGAAAttcttaaaagttttaaaattgacGAATTAAGTGACAAACCTAGAATTAATTTGACCATATCATAATCCgagatatttaatttgttcatagaatttaaaaataagtattattttggttttcaaaatctaagatcaaaattaaaattttgtttaatatttttttgtttaaaataatcTTTAACATTATATTTAGGGAGTTATTTcgataaaaatgtttaaaacgttttttttaaagatattttttaactaaaatttaatacatataatcgattaaattatattattttgtcaaaattagataagacaaattaatttggccgatttataaaccaaattttaaaccgatttaaattaatattctttttttatagaaaatgattACAGTAAccttattatagaaaatgactaaagtattcttattatatatttttttaattttaaaaaccctaaattctAACTCTATAATgacagagaaaataaaaaggttaaaatTGCTATCCTCTTGTCTAGCGGGCAAAGATTTACCTCCGTGGAAAGGACAATTCGTTCGGATCGACATGAGAGTCCAACCACATTGCATTGCCATAACCTATGTTGTATATTTGAAAGAGGTTGACCTCCTTACTTCTCTCATGTTACAATCCTTTTGTCGCTGAGTTCCCTTTCTCCTCGGTCCACAGAACAGAGACAAAATGTAGGACTGGTGCCAACAGTTCATCACAAAAGAAAGAACTCACTGAGCCGAAATCACTAACTAATACTAATCTAATACTAAACTAATACTACACTAACGAAGAGATCTTGGCGGAATTGCCACATATGAAATTGAGCAAAATTTTGCAAAGAAATAGCCTGCTTGTTTCTCAAGAAGAGATGGGAAACATGCTCAATATCATTTGATTGAGCAGTTGACCCAACCCCTTGTTGTTTGAAGAAAACCTCCATTTCAATTGGTATTTTTTCACGAAAAGCAAACATGAGATAATAAATCCAGTCTTTCACTAAAATTTCGAATAGCTGTCTCGAATTCAAGTTGATTATGTTTCGCCTCTTCCTCGGAGAAAGATGATCAAAAAATTCCCAATCATGGTCCTTGCGGATCGGATCATCCATATAATATACAAAAAGAAACTCCAGATATTTGATATCTTTCTCTTTGAATGAGATCTCAATTCCAGCGACGGTTTCATTAGATATCTTACAACTAGAATCTCTCTTTTTTCCGATCCAGTTCCTCCACCACCGCGAACCCCAGTTACTACTCTTTCGATACAGAATCGAATGGtttttgagaaaaaattaatatgGAACTCAAAGTGCCATGCTATTATTACTTAATATTTATTTGGCGAAGGCAtagtcttctttttttttaaagaactcATTGGCGCCAAGCGTGAGGGAATGCTAGACGTTTGGTAATTTCTCCTCCTGCCAAAAGAAAAGATCTCATTGAAGCAGCTAATCCCATGCATACTGTTGTACAGTGGGTCGTACAAATTGCATAGTATCATAAATTGCTATTCCGGGTATTACCCATCCGCCCGGAGAATTTATAAACAGATACAAATCTTTGTTCTCGTCCTCCATACTAAGGTATATTATAAGGCTAATAAGTTGATTTGATATTTCACTATCAACCTCTTGGcctaaatattttaaagaatcattaggaagctttaattattaaaaatgacctatatataatattaaaattattaagaaagaccaaatctttttataatatttaagaagacaaatcaaatctttttataaaaagataaatatatctttaattattttttatttattttttataatctttatattgataaattttatttttcttaaaattttagtgatttttattaattatttattttttttatttattttttttattttctatctttttaaCTGAATATTCTACTAATATTCTTTATATAtgactaaattaattaagacaaaattttatcatttttttataataagtgTTATTccaactttttttatatattcctttcttattatatatatatatatgagactACTCATctatctcaacatcttcattttTACCAcacttaatatatatttatgctCATTTTTTGTCATTCAAAACTTTATtccatataatatatatagtcaATCTATTGGCAGTGCAATAAAActtcctttaagttttaaagatattttttgttacatGTAAACCAGATTCACTACTCTACCACTTTGACTAATATGTTTGTATCCCATGCTTACATCCTCcttaatttttctattatcCTATATGACACACTCAATAgatacttaaaatattttacttgaAGTAAGATAGTTTctccaattttcaattttatattattattttttttctgtctATTAAATTTGCATTTTATATATTCCGTTTTATTTTGACTTATGCGCAATCTTTACCCTCTCTAAAGCTCCTCTCCCAAAAGAATGGTGTCATTTTCAAAAAACATGCACCATGTTATTAATTTCTGGATATGCTCATTAGTAAGCAACTCTAAAACTAATGTGAAAAGATATGGATTTAGAGATAATCATTAGTGCAATTCTACACTAATAATAGAAACTCTTCTATTATACCACTTTGAATTTTCACACTAGTTGTAATCTCATTGTACATATCCATAGTTGCACGAATATATACAATACTTACACTCTTTTTTTTCAAGACCTTCTATAAGACCTCTTTTCGTATCTTATCGTATGCGCCCCAACAGTTCaataaatattctttctttattattttctatattaatCTATTAATATAATTACTGTAACTGTAATAGAATTTTTACAAATTcgaaatgataataaataaaagaaataaagatcAATTAGAACAAGTCACACACTCATATTCCGGAAATAAAGAAAGAACGAAATTCCACGGTCAAACTACCAAATTCAAAATGAACTGGCCTagaaataaaaaaccaaaatggGTAAATTTACcccttttatttaaaaaaatatataaataaaaaagatagttAGTCGATTCTTATGAATCTAATTCATAGAAATTCCGTCCAGTAAAATGGACGAAttataaatttctaaaataatagATAGAAATATAGCAAATAAAGCCATTGCAACACCCATTAAAGGAGTAGTTCCCCACCCCGGAGCTACTTTACCATATTCTGAATTCAACGGTTTCAATAAAGCCCCTACAGTAGTTCGTCTTGAGAGTAGATCAGTCTTATGGTTCTTCATTATCTGCATATGGTCTCTTTTTCTTGGGTGCCCATTTTGTATGGGCTTTTAGTTTAATGTTTCTATTCAGCGGGCGTGGTTATTGGCAAGAACTTATTCAATGTTTCTATTcatagaaaaaattaatatcGAACTCGAAGTGCCATGCTATTATTACTTAATATTTATTTGGCGAAGGCAtagtcttcttttttttttaaaggactCATTGGCGCCAAGCGTGAGGGAATGCTAGACGTTTGGTAATTTCTCCTCCTGCCAAAAGAAAAGATCCCATTGAAGCAGCACTTTTCCAGACATTTGTAATTCGTGGTCTAATTCGAAAGCATAAAGAACTTATTAAATCTTGGGTGGAAATTTCTTTTACCTATTTCTCTCGGCAATCTATTATTAACAACTTCGtcaataattgttttctatTGTAGGACATTGAAATCTGAAAACAGTGACATAATCATATTGCTCTAATTTATTGGGTTGAAAAAAGGCAAAGTAAAATAGTCTTCTTCACTATATATACTATGACTGACTAGTACTGCAGTACAAGGAATTCTCTAAATACGGTAGAAAAAGACTCGAAAGAATCAAAACCAAATACTCCCAGCCACTAGAATTAGTCTTCACTTACCTTTGGGGCCCCTCACCTCAGCCCAGCAGATCTGGCTTCAGATACTATGCATGCttgacgaatggatttttgatggtataaaatttcacaaatgaattttcgttgcaagtatagtttctaaaccaagcaataatcctttcatacaaaaagttgtttgtcactaaaacaaacccctaaatttataaaccgaagtattcaaacctcgggtcgttctccctaggaattacaataaagtgtcttgttattggttgtgatgtgttttggggttttggataagaagcatgaaaagtaaatggcaatgaaaataaactaacaactaacaaagctctcggcaagatatgagaactagaagttctatcctagttatccttctcaattgtgatgagtattgttcattgctaccacttagttaacccttactaaagaaaggaaagtcaagtggatgaattgacttgagccacaagtcctagccaactcccaaggaaagactagctttagtgcactccaaaccaattagcaatctctccaattatcaatcaacaaaggaattagataactcaagtgtcactaattactctacctaagccaagaggaacaaaatctatactataNNNNNNNNNNNNNNNNNNNNNNNNNNNNNNNNNNNNNNNNNNNNNNNNNNNNNNNNNNNNNNNNNNNNNNNNNNNNNNNNNNNNNNNNNNNNNNNNNNNNNNNNNNNNNNNNNNNNNNNNNNNNNNNNNNNNNNNNNNNNNNNNNNNNNNNNNNNNNNNNNNNNNNNNNNNNNNNNNNNNNNNNNNNNNNNNNNNNNNNNNNNNNNNNNNNNNNNNNNNNNNNNNNNNNNNNNNNNNNNNNNNNNNNNNNNNNNNNNNNNNNNNNNNNNNNNNNNNNNNNNNNNNNNNNNNNNNNNNNNNNNNNNNNNNNNNNNNNNNNNNNNNNNNNNNNNNNNNNNNNNNNNNNNNNNNNNNNNNNNNNNNNNNNNNNNNNNNNNNNNNNNNNNNNNNNNNNNNNNNNNNNNNNNNNNNNNNNNNNNNNNNNNNNNNNNNNNNNNNNNNNNNNNNNNNNNNNNNNNNNNNNNNNNNNNNNNNNNNNNNNNNNNNNNNNNNNNNNNNNNNNNNNNNNNNNNNNNNNNNNNNNNNNNNNNNNNNNNNNNNNNNNNNNNNNNNNNNNNNNNNNNNNNNNNNNNNNNNNNNNNNNNNNNNNNNNNNNNNNNNNNNNNNNNNNNNNNNNNNNNNNNNNNNNNNNNNNNNNNNNNNNNNNNNNNNNNNNNNNNNNNNNNNNNNNNNNNNNNNNNNNNNNNNNNNNNNNNNNNNNNNNNNNNNNNNNNNNNNNNNNNNNNNNNNNNNNNNNNNNNNNNNNNNNNNNNNNNNNNNNNNNNNNNNNNNNNNNNNNNNNNNNNNNNNNNNNNNNNNNNNNNNNNNNNNNNNNNNNNNNNNNNNNNNNNNNNNNNNNNNNNNNNNNNNNNNNNNNNNNNNNNNNNNNNNNNNNNNNNNNNNNNNNNNNNNNNNNNNNNNNNNNNNNNNNNNNNNNNNNNNNNNNNNNNNNNNNNNNNNNNNNNNNNNNNNNNNNNNNNNNNNNNNNNNNNNNNNNNNNNNNNNNNNNNNNNNNNNNNNNNNNNNNNNNNNNNNNNNNNNNNNNNNNNNNNNNNNNNNNNNNNNNNNNNNNNNNNNNNNNNNNNNNNNNNNNNNNNNNNNNNNNNNNNNNNNNNNNNNNNNNNNNNNNNNNNNNNNNNNNNNNNNNNNNNNNNNNNNNNNNNNNNNNNNNNNNNNNNNNNNTTGGATTTGGAATATTGTGTGAATCTATGGTTGGGAGGAATAAGAGAAGTGAGCTTGAAGCAGAGAGATTTCATGTGAATTCTGCGGTTCCTCTCAATGGTTTTGCGATCAAGTTTGGAAGGCTCATTACTTGTGCTAATTGCTTTCTTCATGTTCCCTAATCAACTCCACTCAATGCCACAAACAAGTACTTTAGTTTTTGTGTTGGATCAGCatagacatatatatatatgttattaggACGATTAATGAAAGTTTAATCAGTTTGTGAGGACAGAGAGGTTAGAAGCTTATATAGAGACAAGAGGCTAAGACTAACACGGAGAAGAAAGTGGTCTGTGCATGATAGTTGCGTAATATTCCATTCATTATTGGATCTGTAATTATTCATCTTTGTTTGTTGCTaacaaattaaaactttaaGGCCCAAGCCAACAATAATGACAACTAACTTCTCTCTGGATTCTGCTTATGTACAGTCATGGTCTATCTCTTTCGCCACATGCaatgtttatatattattagtaaCTTGGTACTTTTTTAGATTATTACTATATATGGATGCATACTGTTGTGATGAtgcttatttaattttcaacaaATCGTTTTAGGCTACAATCTTTCATCATATGTCTCTGTCATAGGAGtgattctattttaaataattattagagAGAAATTATATGTCAATCTCATCTAATTCTTTCTTAACACAAATTATGTCGTTCCAActtcttaattatttaaatggTATTTgtcatataataattttaatctttaggACACGTCGTTATTCTTGTTATGTTTTAAAACCGTGACTTAAAGATTTAATTTCCTACGATCACACTTATGGACTGTAActactatatataaaaaaatactttatatagtGTTACTGTTATTAACAGTTACACTTATGGTATTTGTTCTCTGTT harbors:
- the LOC107470905 gene encoding uncharacterized protein LOC107470905, producing MVQQASLDFNSKIFGNIFVRKNKLEYQIDQIQRRLEVTDVLSLRIKEAELREDYNRLLLQEELFWYQKSREQWVKYGDRNTKFFHLQTLVRRNHNRVHGLYVRDGSWSTDPDILQEEALSFYKNLFGTTEEVEVDCLGDVPMPTLSTEACARLIDPVSFAEKSAVFSMSPFKAPGPDGFQAYFFKEYWEIVGTEIWNIVRSAFLGEFLNPSIMETLIVLIPKIDNPTFMKDFRPISLSYDRVDWRFLKSTLVAFGFPIITVNLIMTCVRASSLSIMWNGNRLDSFAPRRGLRQGDPMSPYLFVLCMERLACYISHKVVEGVWKPVSVTRGGPKFSHLMFADDLLLFCQATKSQVQMVMHSLNIFCKASGMKVNLEKSKAFYSKNVTARRRDIFTSVSSIRFALDLGRYLGVNLNHSRTNRASFHSVIEKVSFFPNWVCDKLSSMMRQFLWKGQVDGKGLSLVNWRTDKPWVALLRAKYLRNEGVLDGPVPYNASHVWKSISKAFGALKDAFSWWVGSLDQSFWFDNWKDVKQRLNAYNPDLNAGESSGWSWGVASSRLDSARSGLHNAIPTAEFCLGHGLALSSTCHRCQNGSESILHCLRECPSAKEVWTLLGLYSDNSNLHDWLYRGARSGYVFLSFSTIWWIWRSRNHDLFNIDDSWSASKVVNLIRSSVREFHTIFAMHQSLSPPSLCLHWVPPPVHSVKLNCDASWFAPSGYAGFGCIIRNPDGCWLKDCTGKVEVCSVLFAELYAIWRGLLLTWESEFREVICETDCLEALFLRTTNSVADCMAKAAASVADIHSNWSQPWNELQHLIDLDMTLTN